One stretch of Ooceraea biroi isolate clonal line C1 chromosome 4, Obir_v5.4, whole genome shotgun sequence DNA includes these proteins:
- the LOC105285674 gene encoding TBC1 domain family member 31 — MHNSGWNKLIRTNDRYKYEPKSIAEKSHCTTRLAFTQVAFDHDEESLIAVDSRGYLHYVELSEDPPCAKRLGKAGRASFLTFNPVCKGEVLIGLDTGDIKVWRLHVSIDESCLLSGHKLAPTHVSFYKNHCLTSSQNEIIIWHLRSYSRAHQLKTSVTNTVIKKAAFSGVGHIVVLYHNDTMQAWTFGQLDRDTKIDAKIFGIRYVRDFTFTKDGRAMIVASARTISVIDTCDWSLLKKLSLPTNLVNVKQLSVVSRPLNGGANKTVALLSSKHTLHFGDTSAPDLLQTSDVTSGVKKFAISSASRYMAYIDQEECLNVARLDKMISKAKRLPEPHRLQAHKISDHLDCIKQSMKRELDVKRLVPILHEFGEYPEKYRALIWSTVLKLPANRDAYVALASKVTRGKFALSTLRDYPLADRSKASLLVMTMDCLIQWYPLLVQSPFLPKLIFPFLVVFQKDPLLAFELILSILLNYCQKWFEYHPLPPLNVLGIVENILLEADPVLLNIFYERGITSSEYAWPLLQTAMSEVLSGNEWLILWDHLISLQKPALLLMCVVAYSVHSRESIISLIKSSRDVAGFYTSQGHARAKDLLRIARRLDQEIPERTHPDRYLRNKVLQLNSTGPYFLFISGEYPKFLTESTGRMDLEKLKVQAQSQEHDRKIAESAERKRLHQETQALARQIHKTRLDEVQKFFQERSITNLDWKLEKLLSDAERKRFYCQHSCEEPLEMIRECNKRKSKILDFECIKPSNYEKLQQDVTKLEYEVQNFLDSLRSP, encoded by the exons ATGCACAACAGCGGTTGGAATAAGTTAATTAGAACTAACGACAGATACAAGTATGAACCGAAAAGCATCGCTGAGAAAAGCCATTGCACAACGAGGCTGGCCTTCACGCAAGTAGCCTTTGATCACGACGAGGAATCCTTGATTGCGGTAGACAGCAGAGGATACTTGCACTACGTTGAATTGTCCGAGGATCCCCCGTGTGCCAAGAGACTGGGGAAGGCTGGGCGAGCCAGCTTTTTAACGTTCAATCCCGTGTGCAAGGGAGAGGTACTGATAGGACTCGACACTGGTGACATAAAAGTGTGGAGGCTTCACGTGAGCATCGATGAGTCTTGTCTGCTGTCAGGTCACAAACTGGCGCCGACACACGTCTCCTTCTACAAGAACCACTGCCTGACGAGCTCACAAAACGAGATAATAATATGGCATCTGCGGTCCTACAGCAGAGCTCATCAATTAAAGACCAGCGTGACGAACACCGTGATCAAGAAGGCTGCATTCTCAGGCGTGGGCCACATCGTTGTGCTGTATCACAATGATACCATGCAAGCCTGGACGTTCGGGCAACTAGACAGGGACACGAAAATCGACGCAAAGATATTTGGGATACGTTACGTCAGGGACTTTACCTTCACGAAAGATGGCAGAGCCATGATAGTGGCTAGCGCAAGAACCATAAGTGTCATTGACACGTGTGACTGGAGCTTATTGAAGAAGCTGAGCCTACCTACGAATCTAGTCAACGTAAAACAGTTGTCCGTTGTCTCGCGCCCGTTGAACGGTGGAGCGAACAAGACAGTCGCACTGCTGTCTTCAAAACACACTCTGCACTTTGGTGACACAAGTGCCCCAGATCTTCTTCAGACATCCGACGTTACCAGTGGCGTTAAAAAATTCGCGATTTCATCTGCCAGCAGGTACATGGCGTACATAGATCAAGAGGAATGCTTGAACGTAGCGCGTCTGGACAAGATGATCTCCAAAGCAAAAAGATTGCCGGAGCCGCACAGACTGCAAGCGCATAAGATAAGCGATCACTTGGACTGCATTAAACAGAGCATGAAACGAGAGTTAGACGTGAAGCGGTTGGTGCCCATCTTGCACGAGTTCGGAGAGTATCCGGAAAAGTATCGCGCGCTGATTTGGTCCACCGTATTAAAGCTGCCCGCTAACAGAGATGCGTACGTTGCCCTGGCGAGCAAAGTGACACGCGGGAAGTTTGCGCTGAGTACCTTAAGGGACTATCCATTGGCGGATAGAAGTAAAGCATCCCTGCTGGTGATGACAATGGACTGCTTGATACAGTGGTATCCTCTGCTGGTACAGAGTCCGTTTCTTCCCAAGCTGATTTTTCCATTTCTCGTGGTGTTTCAG AAAGATCCCTTGCTTGcttttgaattaattctaagTATATTGCTGAATTATTGTCAAAAATGGTTTGAGTACCATCCTCTACCGCCGTTGAATGTTCTGGGAATCGTTGAGAATATTCTCCTGGAAGCAGACCCCGTGCTGTTGAACATCTTCTACGAGCGTGGGATCACAAGCAGCGAGTACGCATGGCCGTTGCTTCAGACAGCCATGAGTGAAGTGTTGTCGGGAAACGAGTGGTTGATTTTGTGGGATCATCTAATATCCCTCCAAAAGCCCGCCCTTCTACTGATGTGCGTCGTTGCTTATAGCGTTCACTCGAGGGAAAGTATAATTTCTCTGATAAAATCATCTAGAGACGTCGCAGGATTCTATACTAGTCAAGGTCATGCTAGAGCCAAGGATTTGTTGAGGATTGCGAGAAGATTAGACCAGGAGATACCAGAGCGAACTCATCCTGATCGTTATCTGAG GAACAAAGTACTGCAGTTGAATTCTACCGGGCcctatttcttatttatctcGGGAGAGTATCCAAAATTTCTCACCGAAAGTACCGGGCGCATGGATTTAGAGAAACTGAAAGTGCAAGCGCAATCGCAAGAACATGATCGCAAAATTGCAGAATCagctgagagaaagagattgcACCAAGAAACTCAGGCGTTGGCAAGACAAATTCACAAAACGAGACTGGATG AGGTACAGAAATTTTTCCAAGAACGTTCCATTACTAACTTAGATTggaaacttgaaaaattgctGTCAGatgcagaaagaaaaaggttCTATTGCCAGCATTCATGCGAAGAGCCATTAGAAATGATACGAGAATGTAACAAacgtaaaagtaaaattttagaTTTCGAATGCATCAAACCGAGCAATTACGAAAAGCTGCAGCAAGACGTAACAAAGCTCGAATATGAAGTACAAAATTTTCTCGATTCATTGAGATCTCCGTAG
- the LOC105285667 gene encoding uncharacterized protein LOC105285667 has product MSCYVCRIGPHGYIAREKGIRLHRCPKKNRRQRQKWLIFCCLPSNLPDDEANKLFLCTKHFDKDDVIQSGVRTLLRQNAAPCFFPPIGAQVSTLEELENANDCSTQKSLVAGDPLDNLLDIDNPPDIDLMRICKTESALHTKSPQS; this is encoded by the exons ATGTCATGCTACGTCTGTCGCATCGGTCCGCATGGGTACATTGCTAGGGAAAAAGGTATCAGATTGCACAGATGCCCAAAGAAAAACAGAAGGCAGAGGCAGAAGTGGTTGATCTTCTGCTGCTTGCCGTCAAACCTGCCAGACGACGAAGCGAATAAATTGTTTCTCTGTACGAAGCATTTTGATAAGGACGACGTAATTCAATCGGGCGTCCGGACTCTTTTAAGACAAAATGCGGCCCCATGTTTTT TTCCTCCGATTGGTGCACAGGTATCAACATTGGAAGAATTGGAGAACGCAAATGATTGTTCTACACAAA AGTCACTTGTTGCAGGCGATCCACTGGATAATCTACTGGATATTGATAATCCACCTGACATCGATCTGATGCGGATCTGTAAGACAGAATCTGCATTACATACAAAATCGCCACAGAGTTAG
- the LOC105285641 gene encoding EP300-interacting inhibitor of differentiation 3 isoform X4: protein MSNDSNNRSSLDSFSSSRSPMERKNCLKRVLRQTLSLQLENDCTINKLDEAVNEADNVTNETSLQEKISNQQEVLIDSQMMTTSAKVLKTCTGTLTKKMRDYNYADFTQRLVRHLGEGSEESSQPNPNWSLLETRVMKMFRKIANYDTILGTLEPLEKKVIVRKKPEPRLAKQAPMVVPDKVVPQAKAKDEDSVERTVRKIRKLIASRCKETRQPLDFFRLILHPQDFGRTVRNLLYISFLVKDGVVKLKKDNNGDLVVQPCRRENSQRSSPDEERDRTSIQNVISLNIKQWTILKEAYRLEEPMIDFDEEK from the exons ATGTCCAACGACAGTAACAATCGAAGTTCGTTAGATTCTTTCAGCTCCTCACGGTCTCCAATGGAGCGTAAAAATTGCCTGAAACGCGTCTTGCGGCAGACGTTAAGTTTAC AACTGGAGAATgattgtacaataaataagCTTGATGAGGCTGTAAATGAAGCTGATAATGTCACCAATGAGACGAGTTTACAAGAAAAAA TTTCCAATCAGCAAGAAGTGCTCattgactcgcaaatgatgaCAACATCCGCTAAAGTTCTGAAGACTTGTACTGGCACGTTGACAAAGAAAATGCGCGACTACAACTATGCTGATTTCACGCAAAGGCTG GTGAGACACTTGGGAGAAGGGTCAGAGGAATCGTCACAGCCAAATCCGAATTGGTCACTCTTAGAAACGCGAGTAATGAAAATGTTCCGAAAGATTGCCAATTACGACACAATACTAG gcACATTGGAGCCTTTAGAGAAAAAGGTAATAGTTCGAAAGAAGCCCGAGCCGCGGCTGGCAAAACAAGCACCGATGGTAGTGCCGGATAAAGTAGTGCCGCAAGCGAAAGCCAAGGACGAGGATAGCGTGGAACGAACCGTGAGGAAGATCAGAAAGTTAATCGCATCTCGTTGCAAGGAAACGCGCCAGCCGCTCGATTTCTTCCGATTGATTCTGCATCCGCAAGACTTTGGGAGGACAGTCAGAAATTTGCTGTACATATCTTTCCTAGTGAAAGATGGCGtagtgaaattaaaaaaag ATAATAATGGAGATCTTGTCGTGCAACCGTGTCGCAGGGAGAATTCGCAAAGGAGCTCGCCTGACGAAGAACGAGATAGAACGAGCATTCAGAACGTCATCTCTTTAAACATAAAACAGTGGACG ATATTGAAAGAGGCATACAGATTGGAAGAACCGATGATCGATTTTGACGAAGAGAAATAA
- the LOC105285641 gene encoding EP300-interacting inhibitor of differentiation 3 isoform X1, which yields MSNDSNNRSSLDSFSSSRSPMERKNCLKRVLRQTLSLQLENDCTINKLDEAVNEADNVTNETSLQEKISNQQEVLIDSQMMTTSAKVLKTCTGTLTKKMRDYNYADFTQRLVRHLGEGSEESSQPNPNWSLLETRVMKMFRKIANYDTILGLFVLRTDQNYSFLTMFSQKCVSSEPHFKSVFKISLWLYEFIFISGTLEPLEKKVIVRKKPEPRLAKQAPMVVPDKVVPQAKAKDEDSVERTVRKIRKLIASRCKETRQPLDFFRLILHPQDFGRTVRNLLYISFLVKDGVVKLKKGVYTTKLLRQFFSSENLFSHIPFLLLATLMMITFISDNNGDLVVQPCRRENSQRSSPDEERDRTSIQNVISLNIKQWTILKEAYRLEEPMIDFDEEK from the exons ATGTCCAACGACAGTAACAATCGAAGTTCGTTAGATTCTTTCAGCTCCTCACGGTCTCCAATGGAGCGTAAAAATTGCCTGAAACGCGTCTTGCGGCAGACGTTAAGTTTAC AACTGGAGAATgattgtacaataaataagCTTGATGAGGCTGTAAATGAAGCTGATAATGTCACCAATGAGACGAGTTTACAAGAAAAAA TTTCCAATCAGCAAGAAGTGCTCattgactcgcaaatgatgaCAACATCCGCTAAAGTTCTGAAGACTTGTACTGGCACGTTGACAAAGAAAATGCGCGACTACAACTATGCTGATTTCACGCAAAGGCTG GTGAGACACTTGGGAGAAGGGTCAGAGGAATCGTCACAGCCAAATCCGAATTGGTCACTCTTAGAAACGCGAGTAATGAAAATGTTCCGAAAGATTGCCAATTACGACACAATACTAGGTTTGTTCGTACTTAGAACTGATCagaattattcttttcttacaaTGTTTTCGCAAAAGTGTGTTTCCAGCGAACCACATTTTAAATCTGTCTTCAAGATTTCTCTCTGGCtgtatgaatttatttttatttcaggcACATTGGAGCCTTTAGAGAAAAAGGTAATAGTTCGAAAGAAGCCCGAGCCGCGGCTGGCAAAACAAGCACCGATGGTAGTGCCGGATAAAGTAGTGCCGCAAGCGAAAGCCAAGGACGAGGATAGCGTGGAACGAACCGTGAGGAAGATCAGAAAGTTAATCGCATCTCGTTGCAAGGAAACGCGCCAGCCGCTCGATTTCTTCCGATTGATTCTGCATCCGCAAGACTTTGGGAGGACAGTCAGAAATTTGCTGTACATATCTTTCCTAGTGAAAGATGGCGtagtgaaattaaaaaaaggtgTTTACACTACTAAATTGCTGAGACAATTTTTCTCATCGGAGAATCTTTTCTCTCACATTCCGTTCTTACTTCTAGCGACACTCATGATGATCACTTTTATTTCAGATAATAATGGAGATCTTGTCGTGCAACCGTGTCGCAGGGAGAATTCGCAAAGGAGCTCGCCTGACGAAGAACGAGATAGAACGAGCATTCAGAACGTCATCTCTTTAAACATAAAACAGTGGACG ATATTGAAAGAGGCATACAGATTGGAAGAACCGATGATCGATTTTGACGAAGAGAAATAA
- the LOC105285641 gene encoding EP300-interacting inhibitor of differentiation 3 isoform X2, translating to MSNDSNNRSSLDSFSSSRSPMERKNCLKRVLRQTLSLQLENDCTINKLDEAVNEADNVTNETSLQEKISNQQEVLIDSQMMTTSAKVLKTCTGTLTKKMRDYNYADFTQRLVRHLGEGSEESSQPNPNWSLLETRVMKMFRKIANYDTILGLFVLRTDQNYSFLTMFSQKCVSSEPHFKSVFKISLWLYEFIFISGTLEPLEKKVIVRKKPEPRLAKQAPMVVPDKVVPQAKAKDEDSVERTVRKIRKLIASRCKETRQPLDFFRLILHPQDFGRTVRNLLYISFLVKDGVVKLKKDNNGDLVVQPCRRENSQRSSPDEERDRTSIQNVISLNIKQWTILKEAYRLEEPMIDFDEEK from the exons ATGTCCAACGACAGTAACAATCGAAGTTCGTTAGATTCTTTCAGCTCCTCACGGTCTCCAATGGAGCGTAAAAATTGCCTGAAACGCGTCTTGCGGCAGACGTTAAGTTTAC AACTGGAGAATgattgtacaataaataagCTTGATGAGGCTGTAAATGAAGCTGATAATGTCACCAATGAGACGAGTTTACAAGAAAAAA TTTCCAATCAGCAAGAAGTGCTCattgactcgcaaatgatgaCAACATCCGCTAAAGTTCTGAAGACTTGTACTGGCACGTTGACAAAGAAAATGCGCGACTACAACTATGCTGATTTCACGCAAAGGCTG GTGAGACACTTGGGAGAAGGGTCAGAGGAATCGTCACAGCCAAATCCGAATTGGTCACTCTTAGAAACGCGAGTAATGAAAATGTTCCGAAAGATTGCCAATTACGACACAATACTAGGTTTGTTCGTACTTAGAACTGATCagaattattcttttcttacaaTGTTTTCGCAAAAGTGTGTTTCCAGCGAACCACATTTTAAATCTGTCTTCAAGATTTCTCTCTGGCtgtatgaatttatttttatttcaggcACATTGGAGCCTTTAGAGAAAAAGGTAATAGTTCGAAAGAAGCCCGAGCCGCGGCTGGCAAAACAAGCACCGATGGTAGTGCCGGATAAAGTAGTGCCGCAAGCGAAAGCCAAGGACGAGGATAGCGTGGAACGAACCGTGAGGAAGATCAGAAAGTTAATCGCATCTCGTTGCAAGGAAACGCGCCAGCCGCTCGATTTCTTCCGATTGATTCTGCATCCGCAAGACTTTGGGAGGACAGTCAGAAATTTGCTGTACATATCTTTCCTAGTGAAAGATGGCGtagtgaaattaaaaaaag ATAATAATGGAGATCTTGTCGTGCAACCGTGTCGCAGGGAGAATTCGCAAAGGAGCTCGCCTGACGAAGAACGAGATAGAACGAGCATTCAGAACGTCATCTCTTTAAACATAAAACAGTGGACG ATATTGAAAGAGGCATACAGATTGGAAGAACCGATGATCGATTTTGACGAAGAGAAATAA
- the LOC105285641 gene encoding EP300-interacting inhibitor of differentiation 3 isoform X3 — MSNDSNNRSSLDSFSSSRSPMERKNCLKRVLRQTLSLQLENDCTINKLDEAVNEADNVTNETSLQEKISNQQEVLIDSQMMTTSAKVLKTCTGTLTKKMRDYNYADFTQRLVRHLGEGSEESSQPNPNWSLLETRVMKMFRKIANYDTILGTLEPLEKKVIVRKKPEPRLAKQAPMVVPDKVVPQAKAKDEDSVERTVRKIRKLIASRCKETRQPLDFFRLILHPQDFGRTVRNLLYISFLVKDGVVKLKKGVYTTKLLRQFFSSENLFSHIPFLLLATLMMITFISDNNGDLVVQPCRRENSQRSSPDEERDRTSIQNVISLNIKQWTILKEAYRLEEPMIDFDEEK; from the exons ATGTCCAACGACAGTAACAATCGAAGTTCGTTAGATTCTTTCAGCTCCTCACGGTCTCCAATGGAGCGTAAAAATTGCCTGAAACGCGTCTTGCGGCAGACGTTAAGTTTAC AACTGGAGAATgattgtacaataaataagCTTGATGAGGCTGTAAATGAAGCTGATAATGTCACCAATGAGACGAGTTTACAAGAAAAAA TTTCCAATCAGCAAGAAGTGCTCattgactcgcaaatgatgaCAACATCCGCTAAAGTTCTGAAGACTTGTACTGGCACGTTGACAAAGAAAATGCGCGACTACAACTATGCTGATTTCACGCAAAGGCTG GTGAGACACTTGGGAGAAGGGTCAGAGGAATCGTCACAGCCAAATCCGAATTGGTCACTCTTAGAAACGCGAGTAATGAAAATGTTCCGAAAGATTGCCAATTACGACACAATACTAG gcACATTGGAGCCTTTAGAGAAAAAGGTAATAGTTCGAAAGAAGCCCGAGCCGCGGCTGGCAAAACAAGCACCGATGGTAGTGCCGGATAAAGTAGTGCCGCAAGCGAAAGCCAAGGACGAGGATAGCGTGGAACGAACCGTGAGGAAGATCAGAAAGTTAATCGCATCTCGTTGCAAGGAAACGCGCCAGCCGCTCGATTTCTTCCGATTGATTCTGCATCCGCAAGACTTTGGGAGGACAGTCAGAAATTTGCTGTACATATCTTTCCTAGTGAAAGATGGCGtagtgaaattaaaaaaaggtgTTTACACTACTAAATTGCTGAGACAATTTTTCTCATCGGAGAATCTTTTCTCTCACATTCCGTTCTTACTTCTAGCGACACTCATGATGATCACTTTTATTTCAGATAATAATGGAGATCTTGTCGTGCAACCGTGTCGCAGGGAGAATTCGCAAAGGAGCTCGCCTGACGAAGAACGAGATAGAACGAGCATTCAGAACGTCATCTCTTTAAACATAAAACAGTGGACG ATATTGAAAGAGGCATACAGATTGGAAGAACCGATGATCGATTTTGACGAAGAGAAATAA
- the LOC105285659 gene encoding ATP synthase subunit beta, mitochondrial encodes MLRAVSKAALRATKSSLLQNEVAKVSVALAVNKRDYAAKAATAAKGGTQGKVVAVIGAVVDVQFEDALPPILNALEVQNRTPRLVLEVAQHLGENTVRTIAMDGTEGLVRGQNVFDSGFPIRIPVGAETLGRIINVIGEPIDERGPISTDKLAAIHADAPEFVDMSVEQEILVTGIKVVDLLAPYAKGGKIGLFGGAGVGKTVLIMELINNVAKAHGGYSVFAGVGERTREGNDLYHEMIESGVISLKDKTSKVALVYGQMNEPPGARARVALTGLTVAEYFRDQEGQDVLLFIDNIFRFTQAGSEVSALLGRIPSAVGYQPTLATDMGTMQERITTTKKGSITSVQAIYVPADDLTDPAPATTFAHLDATTVLSRAIAELGIYPAVDPLDSTSRIMDPNIIGGEHYNIARGVQKILQDYKSLQDIIAILGMDELSEEDKLTVARARKIQRFLSQPFQVAEVFTGHAGKLVPLQETIKGFQKILSGELDHLPEVAFYMVGPIEEVVAKAESLAKQ; translated from the exons ATGCTCCGTGCCGTATCGAAGGCTGCCCTAAGGGCCACCAAGTCGTCCCTCCTGCAAAATGAAGTAGCAAAGGTATCGGTGGCCCTCGCTGTCAACA AGCGAGACTATGCAGCTAAAGCTGCAACTGCAGCCAAAGGTGGCACACAAGGGAAAGTAGTAGCTGTCATTGGTGCCGTCGTTGACGTACAGTTCGAAGATGCTCTTCCACCTATCCTTAATGCCTTGGAGGTACAAAACCGCACTCCCAGGCTGGTGCTTGAAGTTGCCCAGCATCTTGGAGAAAACACAGTACGCACCATTGCTATGGATg gtACGGAAGGTCTGGTGCGTGGACAAAACGTATTCGATTCTGGATTTCCCATTCGTATTCCCGTGGGAGCTGAGACCCTAGGCCGCATCATCAATGTTATTGGTGAACCTATCGACGAGCGTGGGCCCATCTCTACGGACAAACTCGCCGCAATTCACGCAGATGCTCCTGAATTCGTCGACATGTCCGTCGAGCAGGAGATTCTGGTGACAGGCATCAAAGTCGTGGATCTGCTGGCTCCTTACGCCAAGGGTGGAAAGATCG GTCTGTTTGGTGGTGCTGGAGTCGGCAAGACCGTACTCATCATGGAACTGATCAACAACGTGGCCAAGGCCCATGGTGGTTACTCGGTGTTCGCCGGCGTGGGTGAGAGAACACGTGAAGGCAACGATCTTTATCACGAGATGATCGAGTCCGGAGTCATCTCGCTCAAGGACAAGACCTCTAAGGTAGCGCTGGTGTACGGACAAATGAACGAGCCGCCAGGCGCCCGTGCTCGAGTAGCTCTCACTGGACTCACCGTCGCCGAGTACTTCCGTGACCAGGAGGGTCAGGATGTGCTGCTGTTCATCGATAACATCTTCAGATTTACTCAGGCCGGTTCCGAG gtATCCGCCTTGCTGGGTCGTATCCCATCCGCTGTAGGTTACCAACCCACACTGGCCACGGACATGGGTACCATGCAGGAACGCATTACCACCACGAAGAAGGGATCCATCACTTCTGTACAAGCTATCTATGTGCCTGCTGACGACTTAACAGATCCCGCCCCCGCTACCACCTTCGCTCACTTGGACGCTACCACCGTGTTATCACGTGCCATTGCCGAGCTGG GTATCTACCCGGCTGTCGATCCTCTGGATTCGACGTCCCGTATCATGGACCCGAACATCATCGGTGGGGAACACTACAACATCGCTCGTGGCGTACAGAAGATCCTCCAGGATTACAAATCGCTCCAGGATATCATTGCCATTCTGGGTATGGACGAGTTGTCGGAGGAGGACAAGCTGACGGTCGCTCGTGCACGTAAAATCCAAAGGTTCTTGTCGCAACCATTCCAG GTCGCTGAAGTGTTCACCGGTCACGCCGGTAAATTAGTACCGTTACAGGAAACCATCAAAGGATTCCAGAAAATCTTATCCGGAGAATTGGATCACTTGCCGGAAGTAGCATTCTACATGGTCGGCCCGATCGAGGAAGTAGTAGCGAAAGCAGAATCGTTGGCCAAACAATAA
- the LOC105285634 gene encoding 28 kDa heat- and acid-stable phosphoprotein: protein MPRGKFVNHKGRNRHFTNPEELEEQRRQEEKKQQWRKNKGQDSSSEEEEDDEESKTSTANKSKDLSSTDSESESESGSETEGGKAKGVENLIQVENPNRLQKKTKKLSQLNQALDTAKPELSRREREQLEKQRAYANYQKLHAAGKTEEARADLARLAIIKQQREEAAKRREEEKKQKEMAQQKKTELTQKALGKKS from the exons ATGCCACGAG GAAAGTTCGTGAACCACAAAGGCAGGAATCGTCATTTTACGAACCCGGAGGAATTGGAGGAGCAACGGCGTCAAGAGGAGAAAAAGCAACAGTGGAGA aaaaacaaAGGACAGGATAGTTCtagcgaagaagaagaagatgatgaAGAATCAAAAACCAGCACAGCTAACAAGTCAAAAGATCTCAGTAGCACGGATAGCGAGAGTGAATCGGAGTCAGGATCGGAAACAGAG GGAGGAAAAGCGAAGGGTGTAGAGAATTTAATTCAAGTAGAAAATCCAAACAGGCTGcaaaagaaaacgaagaagCTGTCTCAGTTGAATCAAGCACTGGACACTGCGAAACCAGAGTTGTCTCGAAGAGAACG GGAACAATTGGAGAAACAGAGAGCCTACGCGAACTATCAAAAATTGCATGCTGCTGGTAAGACGGAGGAGGCCCGGGCGGATCTAGCACGATTAGCTATAATTAAACAACAACGCGAGGAGGCGGCGAAGCGACgggaagaggagaagaagcAGAAGGAGATGGCGCAACAGAAGAAAACTGAGCTGACGCAGAAAGCACTTGGAAAGAAGTCCTAG